The following proteins are co-located in the Sphingomonas donggukensis genome:
- a CDS encoding DODA-type extradiol aromatic ring-opening family dioxygenase, translating into MSAAMLPSVFVSHGSPMIMLEPSPARDFLAGLGARFGKPEAIVVVSAHHDTVEAVATASPAPATIHDFGGFPQALFDMRYPAPGDPALAQEIADIVAGAGMPVSVDADRGLDHGAWVPLMLGWPEADVPVVQLSISSRHAPAWHFEIGRLLQPLRERGVLVLGSGSLTHNLRAIFAEGRDHDAAVPDWAAAFADWVQERIAAGDTEAVLNAVERGPHGRQNHPTPDHILPLFAAMGAGGRGERIHHSFTYGVLAMDAYAFH; encoded by the coding sequence ATGAGCGCCGCCATGCTGCCCTCCGTCTTCGTCTCGCACGGGTCGCCGATGATCATGCTCGAACCCAGCCCGGCGCGGGATTTCCTTGCCGGGCTGGGGGCGCGGTTCGGCAAGCCCGAAGCGATCGTCGTGGTGTCCGCGCACCACGACACCGTGGAGGCGGTGGCGACGGCGTCGCCCGCCCCGGCGACGATCCACGACTTCGGCGGCTTTCCGCAGGCGCTGTTCGACATGCGCTATCCGGCGCCCGGCGACCCGGCGCTGGCGCAGGAGATTGCGGACATCGTCGCGGGGGCCGGCATGCCGGTCAGCGTCGATGCCGACCGCGGGCTGGATCACGGGGCTTGGGTGCCGTTGATGCTCGGCTGGCCGGAGGCGGATGTGCCGGTGGTACAGCTGTCGATCAGCAGCCGGCATGCGCCCGCGTGGCATTTCGAGATTGGGCGGTTGCTCCAGCCGCTGCGCGAGCGCGGCGTGCTTGTGCTCGGGTCGGGCAGCCTGACGCACAATCTGCGCGCGATCTTTGCAGAGGGGCGCGACCATGACGCCGCGGTGCCCGATTGGGCCGCGGCGTTCGCGGACTGGGTGCAGGAGCGCATTGCGGCGGGCGATACGGAAGCGGTGCTGAACGCCGTCGAGCGCGGCCCGCACGGGCGGCAGAATCACCCGACCCCGGACCACATCCTGCCGTTGTTCGCCGCGATGGGCGCGGGCGGGCGGGGCGAGCGCATCCACCACAGCTTCACCTACGGCGTGCTCGCGATGGATGCCTACGCCTTCCACTGA
- the wrbA gene encoding NAD(P)H:quinone oxidoreductase translates to MAKVLVLYYSSYGHMEQMADAVAEGARSAGAQVDIRRVPETAPPEVAKAAHFKTDSAHPVIAGPHELEGYDAIVVGSPTRFGRMSSQMAAFWDTAGGLWAKGALNGKVGAAFTSTATQHGGQETTLFGIITNLLHFGLVVVGLDYGYEGHQGVTEVHGTTPYGASTIAGGDGSRQPSAVDLDGARYQGKRVAEVATKLFG, encoded by the coding sequence ATGGCCAAGGTCCTCGTCCTCTATTATTCCTCCTACGGTCACATGGAGCAGATGGCCGATGCCGTCGCCGAGGGCGCCCGCTCTGCTGGCGCACAGGTCGACATCCGCCGCGTCCCCGAAACCGCACCGCCGGAGGTCGCGAAGGCAGCGCATTTCAAGACCGACAGCGCGCATCCCGTCATCGCCGGCCCGCACGAGCTGGAGGGGTATGACGCGATCGTCGTCGGGTCGCCGACCCGCTTCGGCCGCATGTCCAGCCAGATGGCGGCGTTCTGGGACACCGCCGGCGGCTTGTGGGCGAAGGGCGCGCTGAACGGCAAGGTCGGCGCCGCCTTCACCTCCACCGCGACCCAGCATGGCGGGCAGGAGACGACGCTGTTCGGCATCATCACCAATTTGCTGCACTTCGGGCTGGTCGTCGTCGGGCTGGATTACGGCTATGAGGGGCATCAGGGCGTCACCGAGGTCCACGGCACCACGCCCTATGGCGCCTCGACGATCGCCGGCGGCGACGGCAGCCGGCAACCGAGCGCAGTCGACCTCGATGGCGCGCGCTATCAGGGCAAGCGCGTCGCCGAAGTCGCGACGAAGCTGTTCGGGTAA